The Sphingomonas sp. IW22 sequence ATCAATCTGGGTTCTATTTCGTGGCATCTGGGCCTGACCGGCCTGACACTGTACCAGACCTGCAAGGCCGGGATCGAAGGCCTGACGCGCAGCCTGGCCCGTGAGCTGGGGCCAGACGGCATTCGCGCCACCTGCGTCATTCCGGGCAACGTCCGCACGCCGCGTCAGCTGAAATGGTACACGCCGGAAGGCGAGGCCGAGATTGTTGATGCCCAATGCCTGAAGGGCCGCTTGCTGCCGCACGACATTGCCGCGATGGTGATGTTCCTGGCGTCTGACGATGCGCAACTGGTAACCGGGCACAGCTATTTCGTGGATGCCGGCTGGCGTTAAGGGGAATCGACATGGCAGTGGTGACAAGCGAGCCGGTCAGCATCTGGGCGCTTGGCGGCCCACTGCTGGAAGGGCCGATATGGGTCGGGCGCGAGCAGGCGCTGTGGTTCACGGATATCAAGCGACATCGCATCTATCGGCTTGATCCCGTCAGCGGTGAGCGACGGGAATGGGCGGCACCCGACCAGGTCGGCTTCGTGCTGCCCATCGCCGGTGGCGGCTTCGTCGCGGGTTTGAAGACCGGGCTGTCACGCTTCGATCCTGCCGATGGCGGCTTCACACCGATCCTGTCGCCCGAACCCGACAAGCCGGGCAATCGCCTGAACGACGCCACCGTCGACGCGGCGGGCCGGTTGTGGTTCGGCAGCATGGATGACGCCGAACAGGGCGCGACCGGCACCGTCTATCGCTATGACGGCAAGGACTGCGTTGCAACGACGCCGCTGGTGTCGATCACCAACGGGCCGGCGATCAGTCCGGACGGGCGGACACTTTATCACGTCGATACATTGGGCGGCGTCATTCATGCCGCGACGCTTGGGGAAGATGGCTCGCTAAGCGATCCGCGCGTGTTTGCGCGGATCGAGGATGGGCAGGGCTTTCCCGATGGCCCCGTCTGCGACGCCGAAGGGTGTCTGTGGATCGGTCTTTATGCCGGTGGCGCCGTGCGCCGTTATTCGCCCAAAGGCGAGCTTCTGGAAACGGTGCGCTTCCCGGTCAGCGCAATCACCAAGATCGCGTTCGGCGGCGACGACCTGAAGACCGTTTATGCCACCACTGCGGCGAAGCATCTGGACGAAGCGGGACGCGCCGCCGAGCCGCAGGCGGGCGATCTGTTCCGCTTTACCGTGGACGTACCGGGGGTTGCGGTGCCTGAAGCGCGGATCTGATCCGCCGATCGTTTGAACGGAAAAGGGGCGGCCTGCACAAAGCGGGCCGCCCCATTTTTATTAGGTGAAGGCCGGGGCCGCCCCGTCAGGGAGCGGCCCTCGTCGCTTCAGCCCTCCATTGCTTCCAGCTCGCGGCCGCGCGTCTCTTTCACCATCTTCGCAACGAAGAAGTAGGAAACGAACGCGCTGACGGCGTAGAAGCCGTAGGTCGCGACCAGCCCGACATTCGCCGCCGCCCAGGGGAAGCTGACCGAAATGGCAAAGTTGGCAGTCCACTGAGCAAGCCCGGCAAAGGCCAGTGCCGAACCACGGATCTGGTTGGGGAACATCTCACCCAGCATGACCCACATGACCGGGCCCCAGCTGACGTTGAAGAAGATCACGTACAGGTTGGCCGCGATCAGGGCGATCACGCCCCAGTTGCCCGGCAGCGACACCGCGCCGTCCACACCCTCGATCGAGTGCGAGAAAGCGAAGGCGACGGTCGCCAGCGTCACCGTCATGCCCGCCGAACCGACCAGCAGCAGCGGCTTGCGTCCGACCTTGTCGACCAGCGCCACGGTGACGAGGCAGGCCAGGACCGACAATACGCCCGACAGGATGTTGATCAGCAGCGAGTCCGCTTCCGAAAAACCGACCGACTGCCACAGCACCGCGCCATAATAGAAGACGACGTTGATACCGACGAGCTGCTGGAAGATGGCGATGCCGACACCGACCCAGACGATGGGACGGATGCGGCCCGACACCTTGTCGCGCAGGTCGGAGAAGCGCGGACGGTGATCCTGCGACAGCGATTCGCGGATTTCGGCGACCTTACGGCGGCCCTCATCCTCGCCCAGCAGCTTGATCAGCACCGCTTCCGCCTCCGCATGGCGGCCCTTGGTCACCAGATAGCGGGGGCTTTCCGGGATGGTCAGCAGCGCAAGGAAATAGACCAGCGCCGGGATCGCCTGCATCCAGAACATCCAGCGCCACGCCTCGAACCCGTACCAGAAGGGCGCGGTCGAGCCGCCCGCGACGCCCGCGAGCGCCCAGTTGGCGACGAACGCGCCGGTCAGGCCAGTGATGATCATGATCTGCTGAACCGATGCCAGACGACCGCGAATCGCGGCAGGCGTGACTTCGGAAATGTAAGCGGGCGACAGCACCGATGCCGCGCCGACGCCCAGGCCGCCGATCAGACGTGCAATGATGAACACTGCCGAACTGCCGGCAATGCCCGCCAGCAACGCGCTGACAAGGAAAAGCGCGGCCGAAAGCATCATCACCTTACGCCGACCCACGACGTCGGCCAGCCGGCCCGCCGAGAAGGCGCCCGCCGCACAGCCGATCAGGATCGCGCCGACATTGAAGCCCGTGCCCAGTTCGGAGAGGTCGAACGCCGCCTCCAGTCCGTCCTGCGTTCCGTTAATGACGCCGCTGTCATAGCCGAACATGAAACCGCCGATCGTCGCGACCGCAACGATCGCGCCGATGAACCCCATGTTGGCGCGGCTGGAAGCCCCTTGCATTCCCGTCTCCCTCAAGCGCGGGACGGAGCGTCCCGTTCTGGATTGTTAGCGATAACCTATTCCGCTGCCCAGTTGATTGGCAAGGGGTCAGCGTGCGGTAAGGCGTGCCGTGCCAGGACGCACGGGCGCCCCCGCCGATGCAGACTCGCCCGGCGGCGTGGCACTTGATTCCCGTACGACCAGTTCGTGCGGCAGGACAAGTTCTTCTGCGTCCGGGCAATCGGCGGCGCCACGGCGGCGCAACCGGGCCAGCAGCATGTCGACCGCCGTTTCGGCCATATATGCGATGGGCTGGCGTACCGTGGTCAGTTCGGGCCAGATGTTGGTTGCAAGCGCGACGTCATCGAACCCGACGATGCTGACGTCGCGCGGGACATGCAGACCCTGTCGATGGGCGACGCCAACCGCGGCGGCGGCCATGTCGTCGTTCGACGCGAAGATCGCGGTCGGGCGCTGGCGACCCTGCAGCAACCGCTCGGCAGCGGTCAGGCCAGACAGGTAGGTGAAATAACCCTGTTCAACCCGAACCCGGTCAGCATCAATCCCGGCCTTTTCGACGGCGTGCATGAAGCCGCGATAGCGTTCATGACTGGCCACCTGGTTCGGATGCCCTCGGATAAAGCCGATGTCGCGGTGCCCCATTTCGATCAGGTGGCGCGTCATCGCCGCAGCCGCTTCGAAATCGTCGATGCGGACGTTCAGGCTGCCGGCCTCTCGCTTGCCCATCGCGACCGATACCGAAAGGATGTTCGCCGCTTCCAGTTCGGCGCGCACGGGTGCGGATTCGGAAAGGGGTGGGGGCAGGATGACGCCCTGAACCTCGGTCGCGGCGAACTGGCGGGTGGCCTCAGCCTGCTCTTCCGCGCTTTCGCCCTCGCACGGTTCCAGAACGAGATGGCAGCCCGCCCGCCGCGCGGCCGCCAGCGCGCCGATCAGGAACTGGCTAAGGTAAGCGGTGGACGGGTTGGCATAGAGCAGCCCGATCTGCGTCGCCTCTCCGACGGCAAGCGAACGCGCTGCCGGATTGGGCTTGTATTGTAGGCGATTGATCGCCTCCATCACGGCCAGACGCGTGCTTTCGCGCACGTTATGTCCGCCGTTCACGACGCGTGAGACCGTCATCGCGGAGACGCCCGCTTCGCGTGCGACATCCTGTACCGTGACGCCGCCTTGTCCCCGCCTTGTTGCGCGCATCCAACTCTCCCGTTGTTGATGCGATAGGACCCGCTCTGCCGAATGGCAATTACTCCCGCGCTTCGTGGCGCGCCCGCAACAGCTGGTATCAATTGATAGCTGTGACCGCGTTGGTCAGGCCGAAGAATTGACACCCACTTGGTTTGGCCTTACCGGCTCGACTGATAGCGTTACCAGCGCTTGCACCCGGAAGTCGGCGTCGACCGGCATTGCTCCAGGAGGGGATAGTATGTTGTCATTCGTTAAAGTCCGTCGCGCAGCCTTGCTGTCGGCTGCGATCCTGCCTGCCATGGTGGCATTCCCGGCGCATGGCCAGACCGCGACACCCCCGGCACAGACGCCGTCGACCGAAGCGGTAGTCGCTGGTGAAGAGCCGGTGATGCAGGACGAAATCGTCGTGACCGGCGTGCGTGCCTCGCTTCAAAGCTCGACCAACGCCAAGCGCAATTCGGTGGCATTCGGCGACTCGATCTTCGCCGAAGATATCGGCAAGCTGCCCGCCACCAACCTGGCCGAAACGCTGAACCGTATTCCCGGCGTCCGCCTGAACCGTGACATCACGGGCGAAGGTACGCAGGTGTCGATCCGCGGCCTTGGCCCCAGTTTCTCCAAGGTGCTGCTGAACGGCGCCCAGTTCGCGGTCGCATCGGACGGCGGCACGCAGGGCAGCGGCGGCGGCAACCGCGAAGTCGACCTCGACTTCTTCCCGTCGGAGCTGTTCACGCGTCTGGACGTGTCGAAGTCGTCCACCGCGTCGATGCTGGAAGGCGGCATCGCGGGCACCGTCAACCTTCGCAATGCACGTGCATTCGACAAGCCCGGCACGCACCTGACCGTCGTGGCGCAGGGCAACTGGACCGAAACCAACGGCAAGGTCGGCCCGCGCGGCGCGATCGTCGGCAGCCACACCTTTGGCGACAAGCTGGGTATCCTGATCGGCGTCGCGGGCGTCAGCCAGCCGACGCGCGTCGATGGTTATGATACGCTCGGTTTCTCGGACGGCAATCTGGCGTGCGGCGAGGGCTGCAACGTGTCGCCGCCGGAAGGCAACGGCTTCAGCTATGCCAATCTGGTGCCCGCCAATGTCGGTCGTGGCCTGGTCGCGGGTCAGCCCTATGACATCACCCAGACGTCGGGCCTGTCGCTGTCCCAGATTTCCAAGGCGCTGATCCCGCGCCTGGGCCGCCCGGTTTACACCTCGGGTACGCGTGAGCGTATCTCTGCCGTGGGTGCGATCGAATTCTATCCGTCGGACGCGCTGCAGTTCAACCTCGACGGCATCTATGCCAAGTCGAAGCGCGACTATCTGCGTTCCAACATGAACTGGCAGGTCCGCAACTCCGGCCCCGGCACGACGCCGCAGTCGACCGGGGGCATGGTGCCGTTCGACATCAGTGTCGACGAAAACAACGTCGTGACCAGCGGCACGTTCGCCAACGCGTCGTTCTTCTCGGAAAACAGCCTGTTCCGTCAGGATACCGAGTTCTGGAACGTCAACCCGAGCGCGACCTGGAAGCCCAGCGAGACTCTGACGATCCAGTTGTCGGGCAATTACGGCAAGAGCAGCTTCTTCCGCGAACAGCCGACCTATGCGTTCCAGACGGCGCCGAATTCGGGCGTGGTGGTCGAATATGACAACACCGGCGGCGGCACCCAGCCGCTGATCACGCCGAACGTCGATCTGGGCGATCCGAACCTTGGCTGGCAGTGGTACCGCGTCAACGTGCAGAACGTGCGCCGCAACACCGAAACGCGCGGCGCGCATCTCGACTTCACCTGGGGTGACGACGCGCTGAACGTGAAGTTCGGTGCTGCGTATGACGAGGCCGAGCGCCGCGTGCGCGCCTATGACAACACCAATGCGTTCCAGCAATCAGTGTGCGGCACCAATTGCGCCGGTCTGACCGGCACGGTGCCGACCTCGGCAATCCCGCAATATTTGGGTCGTCAGGGCTTCGACAATTTCGGCCATCTGGCATCCAGCCCGTTCGGCTTTACGAGCTTCATCATCCCGAACATCGATGCGCTGAACGCCGCGACCAATTATGAGCAGTTCCGTGACACCGCGCCCGAAACCCGCGGTTCGGTGACGGGCGGCTCGACCGGCGACGTGTATGAAACCGTCTATGGCGGCTATGTCGAGGTGAACGGGCAGGGCGAGTTGTTCGGTCGTCCGATCAACGCCAATGCCGGTTTCCGCTATGTCTGGACCGACCAGCGCGTGCTGGGGCCGAGCCAGGTCGGCAACACGATCGTCGATATCGAAGCGAACAGCGATTACGAAGAAGTGCTGCCATCGTTCAACGTCTCCTATGACGTGATGGACAATCTGAAGCTGCGTTTTGCCGCGTCGAAGGGCCTGACCCGTCCGGAAGCGGGGCAGATCCTGCCGGGCATCACTTTCTCCGATCCCGCGGCCCAGATCGCCAATGCCGGTAACCCGAACCTGGCGCCCTATATCTCCGACAATCTTGATTTCGGCGGTGAGTTCTACACCGGCGGCATCGGTTACGTTGGCGTGGCGCTGTTCCAGAAGAGCATCGAAGGCTTCACTGTCACGCAGCAGCAGCAGACGCCCTTCGGCGATCTGAACATCCCGTTCGCCTCGCTTCAGGCGACGCAGGCCAATGCCCTGACTGACCGCGCCCGCGCGGCGGGTGTTGCGGTCGAGCAGGTGGCGATCACCGTCAACCGCCCGGTCAATCTGCAGAGCCTGCGTATCCGCGGCGTCGAAGGTACCTGGGTTCAGCCGCTCGACTTCCTGGTCGACGGTCTGGGCTTCTCGGCCAACGGCACGTACATCACGCAAAGCTCGGACAGCGGCCTGGTCGCGCCGGGCGTGCCGGAATTCCAGTACAACCTTCAGGGTTTCTTTGAGAGCGGCGGTGCTTCGATCAGCCTGAACTATGTCTGGCAGGACGGCGTGATTGCGGCCAATGGTCCGCAGAACAACATCCCCGTACCGCTGCGCGCCGATGCGCGTGGGCAGATG is a genomic window containing:
- a CDS encoding TonB-dependent receptor, whose protein sequence is MLSFVKVRRAALLSAAILPAMVAFPAHGQTATPPAQTPSTEAVVAGEEPVMQDEIVVTGVRASLQSSTNAKRNSVAFGDSIFAEDIGKLPATNLAETLNRIPGVRLNRDITGEGTQVSIRGLGPSFSKVLLNGAQFAVASDGGTQGSGGGNREVDLDFFPSELFTRLDVSKSSTASMLEGGIAGTVNLRNARAFDKPGTHLTVVAQGNWTETNGKVGPRGAIVGSHTFGDKLGILIGVAGVSQPTRVDGYDTLGFSDGNLACGEGCNVSPPEGNGFSYANLVPANVGRGLVAGQPYDITQTSGLSLSQISKALIPRLGRPVYTSGTRERISAVGAIEFYPSDALQFNLDGIYAKSKRDYLRSNMNWQVRNSGPGTTPQSTGGMVPFDISVDENNVVTSGTFANASFFSENSLFRQDTEFWNVNPSATWKPSETLTIQLSGNYGKSSFFREQPTYAFQTAPNSGVVVEYDNTGGGTQPLITPNVDLGDPNLGWQWYRVNVQNVRRNTETRGAHLDFTWGDDALNVKFGAAYDEAERRVRAYDNTNAFQQSVCGTNCAGLTGTVPTSAIPQYLGRQGFDNFGHLASSPFGFTSFIIPNIDALNAATNYEQFRDTAPETRGSVTGGSTGDVYETVYGGYVEVNGQGELFGRPINANAGFRYVWTDQRVLGPSQVGNTIVDIEANSDYEEVLPSFNVSYDVMDNLKLRFAASKGLTRPEAGQILPGITFSDPAAQIANAGNPNLAPYISDNLDFGGEFYTGGIGYVGVALFQKSIEGFTVTQQQQTPFGDLNIPFASLQATQANALTDRARAAGVAVEQVAITVNRPVNLQSLRIRGVEGTWVQPLDFLVDGLGFSANGTYITQSSDSGLVAPGVPEFQYNLQGFFESGGASISLNYVWQDGVIAANGPQNNIPVPLRADARGQMDLSAGYTLPFMDNAFRLTLDVLNITNEPIRTTFGYDNATYNVFFPGRQVLAGIRANF
- a CDS encoding SMP-30/gluconolactonase/LRE family protein → MAVVTSEPVSIWALGGPLLEGPIWVGREQALWFTDIKRHRIYRLDPVSGERREWAAPDQVGFVLPIAGGGFVAGLKTGLSRFDPADGGFTPILSPEPDKPGNRLNDATVDAAGRLWFGSMDDAEQGATGTVYRYDGKDCVATTPLVSITNGPAISPDGRTLYHVDTLGGVIHAATLGEDGSLSDPRVFARIEDGQGFPDGPVCDAEGCLWIGLYAGGAVRRYSPKGELLETVRFPVSAITKIAFGGDDLKTVYATTAAKHLDEAGRAAEPQAGDLFRFTVDVPGVAVPEARI
- a CDS encoding LacI family DNA-binding transcriptional regulator, yielding MRATRRGQGGVTVQDVAREAGVSAMTVSRVVNGGHNVRESTRLAVMEAINRLQYKPNPAARSLAVGEATQIGLLYANPSTAYLSQFLIGALAAARRAGCHLVLEPCEGESAEEQAEATRQFAATEVQGVILPPPLSESAPVRAELEAANILSVSVAMGKREAGSLNVRIDDFEAAAAMTRHLIEMGHRDIGFIRGHPNQVASHERYRGFMHAVEKAGIDADRVRVEQGYFTYLSGLTAAERLLQGRQRPTAIFASNDDMAAAAVGVAHRQGLHVPRDVSIVGFDDVALATNIWPELTTVRQPIAYMAETAVDMLLARLRRRGAADCPDAEELVLPHELVVRESSATPPGESASAGAPVRPGTARLTAR
- a CDS encoding sugar porter family MFS transporter is translated as MQGASSRANMGFIGAIVAVATIGGFMFGYDSGVINGTQDGLEAAFDLSELGTGFNVGAILIGCAAGAFSAGRLADVVGRRKVMMLSAALFLVSALLAGIAGSSAVFIIARLIGGLGVGAASVLSPAYISEVTPAAIRGRLASVQQIMIITGLTGAFVANWALAGVAGGSTAPFWYGFEAWRWMFWMQAIPALVYFLALLTIPESPRYLVTKGRHAEAEAVLIKLLGEDEGRRKVAEIRESLSQDHRPRFSDLRDKVSGRIRPIVWVGVGIAIFQQLVGINVVFYYGAVLWQSVGFSEADSLLINILSGVLSVLACLVTVALVDKVGRKPLLLVGSAGMTVTLATVAFAFSHSIEGVDGAVSLPGNWGVIALIAANLYVIFFNVSWGPVMWVMLGEMFPNQIRGSALAFAGLAQWTANFAISVSFPWAAANVGLVATYGFYAVSAFVSYFFVAKMVKETRGRELEAMEG